In the Candidatus Electrothrix sp. GW3-4 genome, one interval contains:
- a CDS encoding DUF1161 domain-containing protein codes for MKNVIVFCLIILTSGQAVAAIKNCEELQSEIAAKLSAAGVSSFVLAIVDKDQAGNGKILGSCEGGTKRIVRLPVAAFAPRAGQAERPSRPSITLAYGRKDCDELKSEIAAKLSAAGVSSFVLAIVDKDRTGNGKILASCEGGAKRIVRLPASGSLARAGQAEKSLRPSATLAYYGMHDCEKLKSEIAAKLVATGISPSGLALVDKDWVGADQVLGSCDKGTKRIVHLLPAGSLFGVGQAERPSLPAVTLAYGIKDCEELKSEIAAKLVAAGVPSFVLAIVDKDRTGSGKIIGSCENGTKRIVRRKSR; via the coding sequence GTGAAGAACGTTATTGTGTTTTGTCTGATTATATTGACTTCGGGGCAGGCTGTCGCTGCTATTAAAAACTGTGAAGAGCTGCAGTCCGAGATAGCTGCCAAGCTGAGCGCCGCAGGTGTATCCTCGTTTGTTCTTGCCATTGTGGATAAGGACCAGGCTGGGAACGGGAAGATACTGGGCAGCTGCGAGGGGGGAACAAAGAGGATCGTGCGTCTTCCTGTAGCCGCTTTTGCGCCCAGGGCCGGGCAGGCAGAGAGGCCCTCCCGCCCCTCTATAACCCTTGCCTATGGTAGGAAAGACTGTGATGAATTAAAGTCCGAGATAGCTGCCAAGCTGAGCGCCGCAGGTGTATCCTCGTTTGTTCTTGCCATTGTGGATAAGGACCGGACAGGGAACGGGAAAATACTGGCCAGCTGCGAGGGGGGAGCAAAGAGGATTGTGCGTCTTCCGGCAAGCGGTTCTCTGGCCAGGGCCGGGCAGGCAGAAAAATCTTTGCGCCCCTCCGCAACCCTTGCCTACTACGGTATGCACGACTGTGAGAAGCTGAAGTCCGAGATAGCTGCCAAGCTGGTCGCTACAGGCATTTCCCCGTCTGGTCTGGCTCTTGTGGATAAGGACTGGGTAGGTGCCGATCAAGTACTGGGCAGCTGCGACAAGGGAACCAAGAGGATAGTGCATCTTCTGCCAGCCGGTTCTCTGTTCGGGGTCGGGCAGGCAGAGAGACCCTCTCTCCCTGCCGTAACCCTTGCCTATGGTATTAAAGACTGTGAGGAGCTGAAGTCCGAGATAGCTGCCAAGCTGGTCGCCGCAGGTGTACCCTCGTTTGTTCTTGCCATTGTGGATAAGGATCGGACAGGGAGCGGGAAAATAATAGGCAGCTGCGAGAATGGAACAAAGAGGATTGTCCGACGGAAAAGCCGTTAG
- the murA gene encoding UDP-N-acetylglucosamine 1-carboxyvinyltransferase, whose product MDKIQINGGRPLQGNIKVSGAKNAALPLLAATILAPGTYTLHNVPDLRDTRTMLMLLQTLGASWERTDGSVQINTTDLTGAEAPYDLVKTMRASVLVLGPLLTRAGCARVSLPGGCAIGARPINFHLRGFEQLGAVTRLASGYVEARVEGELTGNTVYFDIPSVTGTENVLMASVKANGTTIIRNAAKEPEVGNLIDMLTAMGARIEGRDTDCLTVTGVASLQATEARIIPDRIEAGTYAIAVGATGGELEITDCDPSHLPVLIEKLRATGMEIAAKKSSIIVSCPVNEQGDRCPLQAVDITTMPYPGFPTDLQAQFMALMIQCSGVSLIHETIFENRFMHVAELQRLGAKINIDGATAVVNGIARNKLIGAPMMATDLRASASLVVAGLAASGTTEISRIYHLERGYENMVEKLRQVGAEIEQIAG is encoded by the coding sequence ATGGACAAAATACAAATCAACGGAGGACGCCCACTCCAGGGAAACATCAAAGTCAGCGGTGCAAAGAATGCAGCCCTGCCCCTGCTGGCAGCCACCATCCTGGCACCAGGGACTTATACCCTCCATAATGTCCCGGATCTCAGGGACACTCGCACCATGCTCATGCTTCTCCAGACCTTAGGCGCGAGCTGGGAACGCACTGACGGTTCCGTGCAAATCAACACCACCGATCTGACCGGTGCAGAAGCCCCCTACGATCTGGTTAAAACCATGCGGGCTTCAGTTCTTGTCCTCGGCCCTCTGCTCACACGGGCAGGCTGCGCTCGGGTTTCCTTACCTGGTGGGTGCGCCATCGGTGCCCGGCCCATCAACTTCCATCTCCGCGGTTTTGAGCAGCTCGGTGCCGTCACCCGGCTTGCGAGCGGTTACGTAGAAGCGCGGGTTGAAGGAGAACTAACAGGAAACACGGTCTATTTTGATATCCCCTCAGTCACGGGAACAGAAAATGTGCTCATGGCCTCGGTCAAGGCAAACGGAACAACCATTATCCGCAACGCGGCCAAAGAACCAGAGGTAGGTAACCTCATTGACATGCTCACCGCCATGGGAGCAAGGATTGAAGGACGGGACACAGATTGTCTCACCGTCACCGGTGTTGCCTCGTTACAGGCCACAGAGGCAAGAATTATCCCTGATCGTATCGAGGCAGGCACCTATGCCATCGCCGTGGGGGCCACGGGTGGCGAGCTGGAGATCACTGACTGTGACCCCTCGCACCTGCCGGTCCTTATAGAAAAACTTCGGGCGACCGGTATGGAGATAGCAGCAAAGAAAAGCAGCATCATCGTATCATGCCCTGTCAATGAACAGGGAGACCGCTGTCCTTTACAAGCTGTTGACATTACCACCATGCCCTACCCTGGCTTTCCCACTGACCTCCAGGCCCAGTTCATGGCCCTGATGATCCAATGTTCAGGCGTGTCGCTTATCCATGAAACAATCTTTGAGAACCGCTTCATGCATGTTGCTGAGCTGCAACGGCTGGGAGCAAAAATCAATATTGACGGGGCCACAGCTGTTGTCAACGGGATCGCCCGCAACAAACTCATCGGGGCCCCCATGATGGCAACCGACCTACGTGCCTCTGCCTCCCTGGTCGTTGCAGGCCTGGCCGCATCAGGGACAACAGAAATATCGAGGATATATCATCTTGAACGGGGATATGAAAATATGGTGGAGAAACTCCGCCAGGTTGGCGCCGAGATTGAACAGATTGCCGGTTAA
- a CDS encoding ATP-binding protein → MSINKLINELKPIQDSKEQLLRHLIWMIMTRVILFTLLIAVTVVLQSLGRNVILPPTSVTMAFLSVVFIYSVGSAGLLQTKTSHLPRFGLIQVLSDTVFSALLVLGTGCSQSIFRPIFIFPVLVGGLNLNRIGGLLAATASSLLYGAILLCEYLEYIPPFYSHTNYIPPDYFLDVVNKFAVYVVIFYAIGLSSSIVAARLRRTEEALSRTSVQFDRLNRLYKQIFDDINTGIITVDGRNLVTSCNMAFEKITGFSAEKIIGLPFAAFFPAVILTENDESKQVVDLAREDRSSARVRFTLAQLNLPPDPEVQGDQDDARCKVITMQDISVLEKMEQQVRDSEKMAAIGELSGAIAHDFRNPLAAISGSAQILSVHMRERQKGSDDPIISTNRHLTDIILRESDRMEKTINDFLQFSHPKELESEWFNLKRVVIDAVRQIQGKKSRYPGCTILADIPENLDCWGDRRQVQIILTHLLENSCFASKDSAEPIIVQVQEEPEEQSCLCIAVVDKGIGIADEIREKVFNPFFSGREDSAGLGLAIVQQFVEQQGGTVKLLEPEEGSIVAIQLPLPATPTEDEEGEEKG, encoded by the coding sequence ATGTCTATAAATAAGCTTATCAACGAGTTGAAACCCATACAAGATTCAAAGGAACAGCTGCTTCGTCACCTGATCTGGATGATCATGACAAGGGTGATCCTGTTCACCTTGTTGATCGCTGTGACAGTTGTTTTGCAGAGTTTGGGGCGTAATGTTATTCTGCCGCCTACATCGGTGACCATGGCCTTTCTCTCTGTGGTGTTTATCTACTCTGTCGGCTCTGCCGGGCTCTTGCAGACGAAAACCAGTCACCTGCCTCGTTTTGGGCTTATTCAAGTCCTTTCGGACACGGTATTTTCGGCTTTATTAGTGTTGGGCACCGGATGCAGTCAATCTATCTTCAGGCCAATCTTTATCTTTCCTGTCCTTGTTGGTGGTTTGAACCTGAACCGAATTGGCGGCTTGCTGGCTGCCACGGCTTCTTCCCTCTTGTACGGGGCAATTCTTCTCTGTGAGTATCTGGAATATATTCCTCCCTTTTATTCCCATACCAATTATATCCCACCCGATTATTTTCTTGATGTTGTGAATAAATTTGCCGTGTATGTGGTTATTTTTTATGCTATCGGCCTGTCAAGCAGTATCGTTGCAGCGAGGTTGCGCAGGACAGAGGAGGCGCTTTCCAGGACCTCAGTGCAGTTTGATCGTCTCAATCGTCTCTATAAGCAGATCTTTGATGATATTAATACCGGTATCATTACTGTTGATGGGAGGAATCTGGTTACCTCATGTAATATGGCCTTTGAAAAGATAACCGGTTTTTCAGCGGAGAAAATTATTGGTCTTCCTTTTGCTGCCTTTTTTCCGGCAGTTATTCTTACTGAAAATGACGAAAGTAAGCAAGTGGTTGATCTTGCAAGAGAGGATAGGTCCTCTGCTCGGGTCAGGTTTACCTTGGCACAGTTGAACCTTCCCCCTGACCCAGAGGTACAAGGTGATCAGGATGATGCGCGTTGTAAGGTGATCACTATGCAGGATATTAGTGTCCTGGAAAAGATGGAGCAGCAGGTCAGGGATAGCGAGAAAATGGCGGCCATTGGCGAACTGAGTGGAGCTATTGCTCATGATTTTCGTAATCCCTTGGCAGCTATTTCAGGATCTGCCCAGATCCTGAGTGTTCATATGAGGGAGAGACAGAAAGGGTCTGATGATCCCATCATAAGTACCAACCGCCATCTGACAGATATTATCTTGCGGGAATCAGACCGGATGGAGAAGACGATTAATGATTTCCTCCAATTTTCTCATCCCAAAGAGCTGGAGTCGGAATGGTTTAATCTGAAACGAGTAGTTATCGATGCTGTCCGGCAGATACAGGGAAAGAAATCCCGTTATCCCGGCTGTACTATCCTTGCTGACATTCCAGAGAATCTTGACTGCTGGGGAGACAGGCGCCAAGTACAAATCATTTTGACCCACCTTTTGGAGAATAGTTGTTTTGCCTCAAAAGACAGTGCAGAACCCATTATTGTCCAGGTTCAGGAAGAGCCAGAAGAGCAGTCTTGCCTCTGTATTGCCGTCGTCGATAAGGGGATAGGGATTGCCGATGAGATCAGGGAAAAGGTGTTTAACCCGTTTTTTTCCGGCCGGGAGGATAGCGCTGGGCTGGGGCTGGCCATTGTCCAGCAATTTGTTGAGCAGCAGGGTGGGACAGTGAAGCTACTGGAGCCGGAGGAGGGGAGTATTGTGGCAATACAGCTCCCCCTTCCGGCAACACCTACGGAAGATGAAGAGGGCGAAGAAAAAGGTTAA
- a CDS encoding sigma-54 dependent transcriptional regulator, with protein MPRILIVDDELSMRDFLKILFENEGYEVSIASNAATALDVAVKDPFDVVITDIRMPGMNGLELLAELKQHYPDLPVVMLTAYASPDDAVLAMKQGAFDYITKPFHVDELKNVIRTAVQRKVSAERKEEGESFAGIIGSSPEMLRIFDLIRRVAPTPASVLIYGESGTGKELVAKAIHEHSKVAANPFVPITCSAIPESLLESELFGHVKGSFTGAVADKPGLFQQADSGTAFLDEIGELTPIIQTKLLRVLQEREFMPVGATRTKQVNVRIVSATNRNLEDEIIEKRFREDLFYRLAVVPIRVPPLRERKGDVPLLVEYFLKKYSKLLGKEVQTISSYGLEVLMEYNFPGNVRELENIIERGVALESSNIILPESLILSRKERPRLQKEALFVGAQDEQELFDRGMEDILIDLETRMIRHALEAAEGSKMRAAELLKISFRSLRYKTKKYEID; from the coding sequence ATGCCCCGTATCCTTATTGTAGATGACGAGTTAAGTATGCGTGATTTTCTCAAGATTTTATTTGAGAATGAGGGCTACGAAGTGAGTATCGCGTCAAATGCGGCCACGGCGCTGGACGTTGCTGTTAAAGATCCCTTTGATGTTGTTATTACTGATATTCGTATGCCCGGTATGAACGGGCTCGAACTCCTGGCAGAGCTGAAACAGCATTATCCTGATTTGCCGGTGGTCATGCTCACCGCATATGCCTCACCTGATGACGCTGTGCTGGCAATGAAGCAGGGCGCCTTTGATTATATCACCAAACCCTTTCATGTTGATGAGCTGAAAAATGTCATCAGAACGGCGGTTCAAAGAAAAGTATCAGCAGAAAGGAAAGAGGAAGGGGAGAGTTTCGCAGGGATCATTGGCTCAAGCCCGGAGATGCTCCGTATTTTTGACCTGATCAGACGAGTCGCACCCACTCCGGCCAGTGTGCTTATCTATGGTGAATCTGGGACAGGGAAGGAATTGGTTGCCAAGGCTATTCATGAGCATTCCAAAGTCGCAGCTAATCCCTTTGTTCCGATTACCTGCAGTGCAATACCTGAAAGTCTTCTTGAGAGCGAACTGTTTGGCCATGTGAAAGGCTCTTTTACAGGGGCTGTGGCCGATAAACCTGGGCTCTTCCAACAGGCCGATTCAGGGACGGCCTTTCTGGATGAGATCGGCGAGCTTACACCCATTATCCAGACCAAGCTTTTGCGGGTGCTCCAAGAGCGCGAGTTCATGCCAGTGGGGGCAACCAGGACAAAGCAGGTGAATGTTCGTATTGTTTCGGCAACCAACCGGAACCTGGAAGACGAAATCATAGAAAAGCGTTTCCGGGAAGACCTCTTTTACCGGCTGGCTGTTGTGCCGATCCGGGTACCACCGCTCAGGGAACGAAAAGGTGATGTTCCGCTGCTGGTGGAGTATTTTCTGAAAAAATACTCCAAATTGCTTGGCAAAGAAGTACAAACCATTTCTTCATACGGCCTGGAAGTACTTATGGAGTACAATTTTCCAGGTAATGTCCGTGAACTGGAAAATATCATTGAGCGTGGGGTCGCCCTTGAATCCTCCAATATCATTCTTCCAGAAAGTCTTATACTTTCCCGAAAGGAGAGACCCCGTTTGCAGAAAGAGGCCTTATTTGTCGGGGCACAGGATGAACAGGAACTCTTTGATCGGGGAATGGAAGATATCTTAATTGACCTGGAAACCAGGATGATCAGGCATGCACTGGAAGCGGCTGAAGGGTCGAAAATGCGGGCTGCTGAATTACTGAAGATCAGTTTTAGATCGCTGCGTTATAAAACGAAAAAATACGAGATTGATTGA
- a CDS encoding SulP family inorganic anion transporter, which produces MKVESLFPFLRWFKLVNKQTIKDDLMAGLTGAVIVLPQGVAFATIAGLPPEYGLYTAMITPIIAALFGSSFHLISGPTTAISIVVFSSVSRYAEAGSPEFINLALTLTFLAGVYQLAFGLARLGSLVNFVSHTVVIGFTAGAAILIATSQMKHITGISIAKGESFFHTWIALFQGMSDFNIFLLIIGLVTLVVSFFSKKVFPKSPNLLIGMVVGSILAVVFNKFQVAEPGAIKLVGEIPAHLPPLSSPDFSPETIKMLAPEAFAVALLGLIEAVSISRAVATKSDQRIDSNQEFIGQGLSNICGSFVSSYAGSGSFTRSGINYEAGAKTPLSAIFAAIALMCIILLIAPLTAYLPIAAMGGVILLVAYNLIDFHHIKKVLTFSKSESAVLLTTFFATLFLELEFAIYMGVLLSLILFLAKTSSPEIHSISVDNVEQGGIRKFVDMEQKPLPECPQLKVLRIDRSIYFGSINRIQNRIAEVSDKEGIYNILLIATGINLIDLAGAEALIAENNRLKKMGGGLYFVNMKAAVYEFAVKSGFIRNIGPDHFFDSKSVAVVEIYRKLDGSKCSVCNKKIFKECRR; this is translated from the coding sequence ATGAAGGTGGAGTCGCTGTTCCCTTTTCTTCGATGGTTTAAATTGGTCAACAAGCAGACCATCAAAGATGATTTGATGGCTGGCCTGACCGGGGCCGTCATTGTCTTACCCCAAGGTGTCGCGTTTGCTACCATTGCCGGTTTGCCCCCGGAATATGGTCTGTATACAGCAATGATTACCCCGATTATTGCTGCATTATTTGGTTCCTCGTTTCATCTTATCTCTGGACCCACCACGGCTATTTCTATTGTGGTGTTCTCCTCAGTAAGTCGTTATGCTGAAGCAGGAAGCCCGGAATTTATTAATCTTGCCCTGACGCTTACCTTTCTGGCAGGGGTCTATCAGCTTGCCTTTGGTCTTGCCCGACTGGGAAGTTTGGTCAATTTCGTTTCCCATACAGTGGTGATTGGCTTTACAGCAGGAGCTGCTATCTTGATTGCCACCAGCCAAATGAAACATATAACCGGCATTTCCATTGCAAAGGGAGAATCTTTTTTCCATACCTGGATTGCCCTCTTTCAGGGGATGAGTGATTTTAATATATTTCTCTTGATCATCGGCCTTGTCACTTTGGTGGTGTCATTTTTTTCCAAGAAGGTTTTTCCCAAATCACCGAATCTCCTCATTGGTATGGTTGTCGGGAGTATCCTTGCTGTTGTGTTTAATAAATTTCAGGTCGCAGAGCCAGGTGCTATTAAATTGGTTGGTGAGATACCTGCCCATCTTCCCCCGTTATCATCACCTGATTTTTCTCCTGAAACCATCAAGATGTTGGCCCCTGAAGCCTTTGCCGTTGCCCTGCTGGGTCTGATCGAAGCGGTGTCCATTAGTCGAGCAGTTGCTACTAAGTCTGACCAGCGCATCGATTCGAACCAGGAGTTCATCGGCCAGGGATTATCAAATATCTGTGGTAGCTTTGTCTCCAGTTATGCAGGCTCAGGTTCCTTCACCCGCTCAGGTATCAACTATGAGGCTGGTGCGAAAACCCCTCTTTCCGCCATATTTGCTGCAATTGCGTTGATGTGTATTATTTTGCTCATTGCTCCGTTGACAGCCTATCTCCCCATTGCCGCCATGGGCGGGGTTATTCTGTTGGTTGCCTATAACCTGATTGATTTTCATCATATCAAGAAGGTGCTCACCTTTAGTAAGTCAGAATCTGCTGTCCTGCTCACTACCTTTTTTGCTACCTTATTTCTCGAGTTAGAGTTTGCCATTTATATGGGGGTGCTCCTCTCGCTGATTCTCTTTCTTGCCAAAACCTCAAGCCCAGAAATTCATTCAATCTCTGTTGACAATGTTGAACAGGGTGGCATAAGAAAATTTGTTGATATGGAGCAGAAACCGTTGCCAGAATGTCCGCAACTCAAGGTTCTCAGGATTGACAGATCGATCTATTTTGGCTCAATTAATCGTATCCAGAACCGTATTGCAGAGGTGTCGGATAAAGAAGGGATATATAATATCCTGCTTATCGCTACAGGTATCAATCTGATTGACCTCGCCGGTGCAGAGGCCTTGATTGCAGAGAATAACCGTTTAAAGAAGATGGGCGGGGGCCTCTATTTTGTTAATATGAAGGCGGCAGTTTATGAGTTTGCCGTAAAGTCCGGCTTTATCAGAAATATAGGTCCAGATCATTTCTTTGATAGCAAGAGCGTTGCTGTTGTAGAAATCTATAGAAAGCTGGATGGGAGCAAGTGCTCTGTCTGTAACAAGAAGATATTCAAGGAGTGTCGTCGTTAA
- a CDS encoding class II fructose-bisphosphate aldolase, translating into MSYIADFEKALEIGRPPNIKALFPHSKALLVSGKVIDRALLAKGKAMTMAANGRNHLVIRGALMAAQRAQAALIIEIARSEGGASSYCPTNYWNMARQVDALCNELAITVPVAIHADHYGIKSAEDLPFARTEIPSLFDAGITSIAIDASHMLDDDNLLASIDVNGFIPAWAGYETEVGEIKGTQGLSSAEEALFLIKGLNAHNIFPDWIALNNGTTHGIEASDQGIQVELTAEIHEALQGYGVSGAQHGTSGNSSDRLRAIAAQTRTTKANVATALQMISWGVEVNDYGNAILDGDGEFVKVRGQGVSEELWQAMKDYAKTQGWTKGNYKKLNAVFENRIMGQPRAIRERMARRVDNFVYSMLTEVFNAGGTARYAVEAILDAGSYDLGPKTGRIESPEEWTEEKIRARAAKLDTDKGPEGDFED; encoded by the coding sequence ATGTCCTATATAGCAGATTTTGAAAAGGCCCTTGAAATTGGCCGTCCGCCCAACATCAAGGCCCTGTTTCCCCATTCCAAGGCCCTGCTGGTCAGTGGCAAGGTGATTGACCGAGCCCTGCTGGCAAAGGGCAAGGCCATGACCATGGCAGCCAATGGTCGCAATCATCTGGTCATACGTGGGGCATTGATGGCTGCTCAACGAGCACAAGCTGCATTAATTATAGAAATCGCCCGTTCTGAAGGCGGGGCCTCGTCCTATTGCCCCACCAACTACTGGAATATGGCCCGCCAGGTCGATGCCCTCTGCAACGAGCTGGCCATTACCGTACCCGTTGCCATCCATGCAGATCATTATGGCATTAAATCGGCTGAGGATCTCCCCTTTGCCCGCACAGAGATCCCCTCCCTTTTTGACGCAGGTATCACCTCTATTGCTATTGATGCCTCCCATATGCTGGACGATGACAACCTGTTAGCCAGTATCGACGTGAATGGTTTCATTCCTGCCTGGGCAGGCTATGAAACCGAGGTCGGCGAGATCAAGGGGACCCAAGGGCTGTCTTCTGCAGAAGAGGCCCTCTTCCTGATCAAGGGACTGAACGCCCATAATATTTTCCCGGACTGGATCGCCTTGAATAACGGGACCACCCACGGCATTGAGGCCTCTGATCAGGGCATCCAGGTCGAGCTGACCGCAGAGATCCACGAGGCCCTGCAAGGCTATGGGGTCTCTGGTGCCCAGCACGGCACCTCGGGCAATAGCTCGGACCGACTTCGGGCGATTGCGGCCCAGACCCGGACCACCAAGGCCAATGTTGCCACGGCCCTTCAGATGATCTCCTGGGGCGTTGAAGTGAATGACTACGGCAACGCCATCCTGGATGGAGACGGCGAATTTGTGAAGGTCCGCGGGCAAGGGGTCAGTGAAGAGCTGTGGCAGGCAATGAAGGATTATGCCAAGACCCAGGGCTGGACCAAGGGGAATTATAAAAAGCTCAATGCGGTCTTTGAAAATCGAATCATGGGGCAACCCCGAGCAATCAGGGAACGTATGGCCCGCCGGGTGGATAACTTCGTCTACAGTATGCTCACCGAGGTCTTTAACGCTGGCGGGACAGCCCGCTATGCCGTCGAGGCCATCCTGGATGCAGGCTCCTACGACCTCGGACCCAAAACAGGACGCATTGAATCCCCGGAAGAGTGGACTGAAGAGAAGATCCGCGCTCGTGCAGCTAAGCTGGATACGGACAAAGGACCGGAAGGCGATTTTGAGGATTAA
- a CDS encoding NAD-dependent epimerase, translated as MQKILVTGAAGFIGHNLSKRLLASGRTVVGLDNLNDYYDPALKKARLAQLLEFEQFSHADFDMADRDRMEQLFAEEQFDAVVNLAAQAGVRYSLINPHSYVDTNLVGFLNILEGCRHNQVKHLLYASSSSVYGANTSMPFSVHDNVDHPVSLYAASKKANELMAHSYSHLYGLPCTGLRFFTVYGPWGRPDMALFLFTKAIMEDQPINIFNNGEMERDFTYIDDIVEGVFRLLDHVPAPNPNWSGNTPDSATSYCPWRIYNIGNNAKERLMRYIEVLEDCLGKTAKKNFMPMQAGDVRATYANVDDLVRDIDFRPQTTIEEGISNFVAWYREYYNI; from the coding sequence ATGCAAAAAATACTGGTTACCGGCGCTGCCGGTTTTATCGGCCATAATCTCTCCAAGCGCCTGCTTGCAAGCGGACGCACCGTGGTTGGGCTGGATAATCTCAATGACTATTATGACCCTGCACTAAAAAAGGCCCGCTTGGCTCAACTGCTTGAGTTTGAGCAATTCAGTCATGCAGATTTTGACATGGCAGACCGCGACCGGATGGAACAACTCTTTGCCGAGGAGCAGTTCGATGCTGTAGTCAACCTAGCGGCCCAGGCCGGGGTCCGTTATTCCCTGATCAACCCCCATTCGTACGTGGACACTAATCTGGTTGGGTTTCTCAATATCCTGGAGGGCTGTCGGCATAATCAGGTCAAACACCTCCTCTATGCCTCATCAAGCTCCGTCTACGGGGCCAATACCTCCATGCCCTTTTCCGTGCATGATAATGTAGACCACCCGGTTTCTCTGTACGCAGCCTCGAAAAAGGCCAATGAGCTTATGGCCCATAGTTATAGTCATCTCTACGGTCTCCCCTGTACAGGTCTACGCTTTTTCACGGTCTACGGTCCTTGGGGACGACCAGACATGGCCCTGTTCCTTTTCACTAAGGCCATCATGGAAGATCAACCCATCAACATCTTCAATAACGGCGAGATGGAGCGGGACTTCACCTATATTGATGATATCGTTGAAGGGGTCTTCCGCCTGCTTGATCATGTGCCAGCCCCTAACCCGAACTGGAGCGGCAACACGCCGGACTCAGCAACCAGCTATTGCCCGTGGCGAATTTATAATATAGGGAATAATGCCAAAGAGCGGCTGATGCGCTATATTGAGGTCTTGGAAGACTGCCTTGGCAAGACAGCAAAGAAGAACTTCATGCCCATGCAGGCTGGTGATGTTCGGGCCACCTATGCCAATGTGGATGATCTGGTTCGGGATATCGACTTTCGGCCGCAGACCACCATTGAGGAAGGAATTAGCAACTTTGTGGCGTGGTATCGGGAATATTATAACATCTAA
- a CDS encoding UPF0280 family protein has translation MVAVENKSPLSYQERTYRTIENSGLVSSIVKIAETDLHILAPQAVEDQALLAVSEVRGVIEEYIRVHPQFLPSLAPLPRDTRAPVVIQEMLAAGAATGVGPMAAVAGIVAEQVGKHLLAQGLAEVIVENGGDLFVSRTQESTIAVYAGTSPLSGKLGIRLLPEQMPCGVCCSSGMIGHSLSLGRADAVAVVAPSTALADAAATRLGNEVGRNKKSIQYALEVAQKITGLTGVVIISGEHLGAWGGRTGSSLKQVRCYNIPDTTPQSC, from the coding sequence ATGGTCGCTGTAGAAAATAAATCACCGCTTTCTTACCAGGAGCGGACATACCGTACGATAGAAAATTCAGGGCTTGTGTCTTCTATCGTCAAGATCGCTGAGACAGATCTGCACATCCTGGCCCCACAAGCCGTGGAGGACCAAGCCTTGCTGGCTGTCTCCGAGGTGCGTGGTGTCATCGAAGAATATATCAGGGTGCATCCGCAGTTTTTGCCCAGTCTTGCCCCGCTCCCAAGGGATACCCGAGCACCAGTTGTCATCCAGGAGATGCTGGCCGCTGGCGCAGCAACCGGGGTTGGGCCTATGGCCGCAGTTGCTGGCATCGTGGCTGAGCAGGTTGGCAAGCACTTGCTCGCTCAAGGCCTTGCAGAGGTCATTGTCGAGAACGGCGGTGATCTCTTTGTCTCACGAACCCAGGAGAGCACCATTGCCGTCTATGCAGGTACGTCACCATTGAGCGGTAAACTGGGCATCCGGCTCCTGCCGGAACAGATGCCCTGCGGGGTCTGTTGCTCCTCTGGTATGATCGGACATTCCCTCAGTCTCGGTCGTGCTGATGCAGTCGCAGTTGTTGCCCCCTCCACCGCCTTAGCCGATGCCGCTGCCACCCGCTTGGGCAATGAGGTGGGCAGAAATAAGAAGAGCATTCAATACGCCTTGGAAGTGGCCCAGAAAATCACTGGGCTTACCGGGGTCGTTATTATCTCCGGTGAACATCTCGGGGCCTGGGGGGGTAGAACTGGTTCGTCTCTAAAGCAAGTTAGATGTTATAATATTCCCGATACCACGCCACAAAGTTGCTAA